ATAGCATTCAAAACATCCTCAGCGTCAGTTAAAACATCTGATCCTCCCAGGGCAAAGTAGTAACCTACATCCCACCTGAACAATTCCAGACCATCTTTTTCCTCTTCATCTGTTTTCGGATAAGCGATTCTGATCGGTAATATGCTTGATTTAATTGTACGGTATTCCTTCCGACTCTTTGGCCACGTAAATACGGCAGTAACATCATAATCTCCAGGCTCTACAAATGTAAAACCTGCCGATCCAAACGTAAGATTAACGTTTTCCACCAATTTACCGCCTTGAGGCACAATGTCAGCAGATGCCACATCCATATCAAAGCATCTCTGCATTATTGGCCTGAAAACATATCGTTTGCTTGAATCACCTCCACCTGCAGGAGAGGTACGTCTTTTGACCACCAGTTCTAGAAAACCTGCCTTTGGATCGAGAAGAAATTTTGGCAAATTCATAGTTCGCCCAGTATTATTAGAAAGCTCTACAGTTAAAAAGACTGGTTGTGCAAATTGGAACAGTGCTCCTGTTTGAGGCGGTGAGATCTTTATTCTAAAGTCATTCGAAGGTTTCTCAGGTATATAAGGCACATACCCACCATCTGTATTTTCCCAATATGGGATGGTATGAAATTCTGCGCCACCAGGAATAATATTTCCCCATGGCCCGTGCCTTAGAAAGGCTAGTTCATCAGGATCAAACGTAAAAGCAAAATCACGCCAAAACTTTGTTTTATTATCACCACCTAGGTATTTCCAGTCATAGTTCATAACCTGAATTGGAGAAATAGTTAATAACCATGAATTAATATTTGTACAATACTGTATATACCGTACTATACGGCTATTTACTAGTTATTAAATAGTTAATACTATGGCTTATACTGTAGAGCAGAAAATAAAAGGTAGGACATACCTCTACAAGGTAGAAAGTTACTGGGATAAAGCAAAAAAGCAATCACGTCAACGAAGAACCTATATCGGTCCAAAACGGAACGTAAATAAGGATAAAACCAAGCAAATCCGTTCCAGTTTGGTCTCAAAAGGACAAGGCAACGTCTTTTTGCTAAGATTTTTATCAGACAAGCTTGGATTGACGGAGATTTTAAAATCTCTCTTTCCTGATAACTATCAAGAGATATTAGCATTAGCATTTTATGAAATTATAGAAGCCTCGGCCTTGTACCTGTTTCCTTATTGGCTTGATGAGCATAATTTGCCGAGAGTTAAAAAGATGTATTCTCCTGACATATCAAAACTGTGTGATATTTTGGGAAGATCGCAATCACAAAGGGTAGAGTTTGTTCAAAAATGGATAGAACATTTAAAGCCAATCAGCGGGATATTTTACGATATAACTTCTATTTCCAGCTACTCTACAAACGTTGATTTTATAGAATGGGGTTACAATCGTGATAAAGAGAATCTACCTCAATTAAATATGGGAGTAACATTTTGCCACAATCACTCTTTACCCATTTATTACAATTTATACCCTGGAAGTATTGTAGATGTTACTACCTTAAAGAACTGCGTTGAGTATTTGAAAGTATTCAAGCTAAAAGACATTTTGTTTGTGCTGGATAGAGGTTTCTTTAGTAAAGCAAATGTATTGGAAATGAATAACAGCAAAAGCAAAGTGTCCTTTGTTCAGCCACTGCCTTTTAGCTTAAAAAAAGTAAAGACTTTAATAAAAAAAAATAAACGATTATTGTCAGATCTTTCCAGTGCCTTTAAATTCAATGAAGAGATACTGCATTACCAGCAAAGACCTTTTGAATTTGATGGAAACGAATTTGACGCACATATTTTTTTCAATGAAAAATCTGAAGTAGAACAAAAACATAATTTTTTCTCAGTATTATTCGAATACGAGGAGAAGTTTAAGGATAAAAGTTTTAAAGTGCTTAAGGAATACCTGAAATATAGAAAGTTAAATATTCCAGAAAAATACAGAGATTATTTTAAATAGAATAAAACGACATTGCGGATAGAAAAAAATGCAAAAAAGATAAAATCGTTTATTTATAAAATGGGAAGCTTTGTGTTAATAACAAACAAACAACAAATGGACAAAGCGGAAGTATTAAATCTTTATCGCCAAAAAGATCAGGTTGAAAAAATGTTTGATATATACAAAAATGAAATGAATGGAGATAGGTTGCGAGCACATAGTCAATATAATGTCGATGGCCGTTTATTTATAAAATTTGTTGCGTTGATTATCTATGCAGAAGCATCAAGAGTTATGAAGGAAAAGAAGTTATTTAACAAATACACAGTAAAAGAATTATTTGCTGAACTCAAAAAATTAAAAATCACTCACATAGAGAAAAACGATCCGATTCTCAGCGAATTATCCAAAAGACAAAAAATTATTTTTGATGCTTTCGGCATCCAGGAAGACACATTGCATAGTTATTAACTTTTTTCTCCAATTTAGGTCATAAATGAATTTGAATCTGCACGACCCACAACCCTTTCGAATCTATGTGCAAGGTTCAGGGCATGTCCAAGCTCATGTACGGTCGTCTGTATCAGTTTACGTTTCCAATCAGTTCGTTCCTTTATGGGTTTTTGGAATACTGCAACACCCTGTCTTGGTAGTTTATTTATATCGCGGCTACCAGAATCGAACAAAATCCCATACAATCCGTCCAGAGTAGATTCCTGCAGCATCAATAAGTGAAGGTTCCACGACTTTCTGTCAATTGGTTCCTGGGCAAACTGAGACATCAATCCGTGCAACTGAGAATTGTCCCATTTACCAGAGGTGGGACTTGGTATCTGATTACGTTGGCCAACGTTGAAGACCTCAAAACCTGCATCTTCCAGGCTTGTTTCTAACGTCATAGTGCGACCATTGATCTCCCAACCTGGCATTGGATCTGTTCCTACCTCAGTTTCCATTTCTATACCTAGTTCCCTCATAGTAGCTTCTTCGTATCTGCCGGCAAAAGTTATTGACTGATTAAGTGGCAAACCAAGGATTTGTGATTCAAGTATGAGATGCACCGTAATTTCTGTTCCTGAGACTGAGCTGACAAGTAATTCTCCTCGAGACCGTTTCCCATCTCTGTCTTCTGCAACTATCCCTAAAGGATTCGTTTGTGGAGTAAGACTTACACCGGGTTCACTTCTAAATGACACAAGATACTCACGATACTTCATATAATGTAACAAGATGTTTTCTTTGATATTCAAACATTATTCGAATTCAATGGGAAGATCAACTTTTCAATTGTCAATGGTCAACTCTTAATTCCCCTTAGCATGCAGTTCCACAATGGGCTATTGGCCTGGGCCTATAAGACGGCGTACAAATAATAATCACCATTTTCGGCCAATAAATATTCTCAACCTTAGATAAATTTCATTCAAAAAAATGGACCAACATTTGATCACTCCGCGAAAGCCATCAATACAAGTTTTTCCGTTTATTCTAGATGATCGATTACATTTAACTCTTCACTCATTTTGTTACTCCTTTCTTTGTTCTTGTAAAAAAAATGAAAAACAATAACCACTTAAGTATCAAATCACTCAATCATTTCCTGATTACTTCATATAATGTAACTTGCTACTTTTTTTGATATTCAAACATTCTTCGACTCCACTTGAATTATCAACTTTTCAATCTGCAATCGTTAACTTTTAATTCCACCTAGCATCCACTTCTACAATGTGCAACTGGCCTCAGCATATACTTCCTTGTCCAAATAATAATCACCATTGTTCTCCTAATAAATATTCAATCCTTTTAGATAAATTGACATTCAAAAAAATGACTTTTTCATTTGACCACTCCAGTTAAGCCATCAGCAGACTTGACCCGTTTATTCTAGATGATCGATTACATTTAACTCTTCACTCATTTTGTTACTCCTTTCTTTGTTCTTGTAAAAAAAATGAAAAACAATAACCACTTAAGTATCAAATCACTCAATCATTTCCTGATTACTTCATATAATGTAACTTGCTACTTTTTTTGATATTCAAACATTCTTCGACTCCACTTGAATTATCAACTTTTCAATCTGCAATCGTTAACCTTGAGTTCCACCTAGCATCCACTTCTACAATGTGCAACTGCCCTCAGCATATACTTCCTTGTCCAAATAATAATCACCATTGTTCTCCTAATAAATATTCAATCCTTTTAGATAAATTGACATTCAAAAAAATGACTTTTTCATTTGACCACTCCAGTTAAGCCATCAGCAGACTTGACCCGTTTATTCGTTTGCCCAAGTCCATGCAACATATCGCCCCTAGAATGAATGCTGTAAGCTACATCTAGAGGGTGCCGTTTGATATAGATGGATTTTTTCAAATCACAACGTCTAGTCTTAGCAAGTCGATGGCCTCCAAATAGCTGGCCCCATTTGTTGTAGTTTATCAATTCACCGGTCTCCGTTCGAAACAAGGTCTGCCGGTTTGGATCTGACGGAGTGCTTAAATCTCTTCCATTATAGAAATTAATGTAAAGTGAACCGCACAGAAAGTTAGTGCCTGAGCGACGGTGAGACCAGATTTTGATGATTGGATTCTGATATTTATTTTTATTATACACGTCCTCAAATATGATTAAAAATTTTTACCAAAGTTGCTAATTAGTGTATTAACGGGAATTTGGTGAGAATAATTTACTTTCTGACAAAAGCTTTAATTTTACTTTTTGCAGTGAAAAAGAATTCAAGCGTATATGGATTCTACAGATCTGTAAATATAAGAAAGTATTTTTCACTTGTGCTCTTTACCCATTGAATTACTGAATCCTCATACTACTTGCTCTAGACAATTAGTAATTGACTTTTTAAATCTATTATCTATTAATAGGTTAGAATATATTTTTTCGTAAATTTTACCAATAATCTCATAACTATGATAACTATCAACCCATTCCTTTGTATTTTTTGAAATTAAATGTAAATCGGAGTTAAGCATTTTTTCTATCGCGTTAGAACATCCATCAACTGTTGGTTCAAAATTAATAATTGCAATATCATTAAGCTTTCCACCTGCTTGCCTAATAGCAATTTCAGATATATAACTCATTGTTGGTATTCCATATTGTGCCGCTTCAATTGCAGAATTGCCATAAAAACCAACGTTACACTGATCCCAAAAAATTGTGCAATCTCTCTTTTGACTTAAACATTCTCTATGAGAAACACCTTCTATAATTTTAACATTAAACTTGTATCCCTTTTTCTTCAATTTCTTTAAAGCTGGTAAAAAAACTGAATCAGTGCCTTTTTTTCTTCTTGAAGATGGCGAATGGCCAATTATTGGTATTTCACGGGGTTTCCAAATATTCTTTAAAATTTTTGAATTAATTGCTTGAGGAACGAAAATGCTATCAAACTCGGGGTAGTTTAGGTCAGGAGTAAATGCAATACGTAAATCAGTATATTTCTTCATACGTTCCAATGAATATTTGGCTATCGAAAGTCCTTTCATGGAAGGATGAAGGTGCCTCCTGAATGCGCTTCCACCAACAGTTAATATTTTTGGTTTATTCATTGGAATTTTGAAATTTACTCCGTGAAATCCATAATTATGTGTAATTGGATCGTCTCCTTTAAAATGGAGTATATCTGCTTCATTAATTATTTGTTGTGCCTGTAACCATAATTTTTTATCAATTTGCCCATTCTTTTTTAAAACACATATATCATATTTATAATTAAATTTATGAGGTACAATTTTAATGAATTTTATATCATATTTATCACCACTTGTTTTCCTAATTGCTTCTGCAATACGATAGCCAGAACCAGCAAAATCATTAACTGAAATCAAAACAATTTTTATTAATTTGTTTATATGTCTATCTATTGTTGAATTTTTTTTTATAAGTGTCATCGAATGTATATAGAATTGATCTCCCTTTTTACACTTGCAAAAAAGAATACCAATATATAATTTCTTATAATCATTAGAATTAAAATCTAGTTTTATTGTTTCATATTTTTCGTTTAATTGATAACTCGAATCCCAAACAATATTTTTTCCTTTAATATCTCCAATCCATAATTTTACATATCCACCACTTTTACATTTTTTAAATCCTGAAACATTTAATGTATAATTAGTGTGAGGATTTAAATTTATTAATTTTTTAATTCCAGGAGTACTATTATTTTGTGAGTTAGTTACTTGTATAATGTTTTTACCATTTAGAATTAAATTATTAATCTTCACCGTTTGATTACTTTTAATATCATTAATAATGGAAGTATGATTTTGGTTTTGAGACGCTGTTGTCTTTTTTCTGTTTTCAAATTCCGAATTTTCATTAACCACCATATTCTTCTTAGAGATGTAATCTGTTTCAATATTAAATTTATTCTCTACTTCGACTAATCTGTGTCCTTTGTAAAATGGAACAGTATTGTTCTTATTTATATCAAATTCATTAAAATACCTAATGTATTCATGTATCTTATTTTTCCAGTTAACCTTAGAAGCAGCATTATTCAACTTATCGCTAATATCTTTCCTTACATGACTAAAATGATGCATCATTAATTGGCTTGCAGCAAACGAGTGACAAGTATTTATTGGTCCCACACCCCTAGCTGAATCCACATATACTGGAAACTTTGATGTTATCTTTGTATCAGGTCTTAATTTGCATATAAATGGTACTTCGTATCTTTCAATTGGCTCTAATCTATAGGTAGGTTTCTTGTAATATGTATACATCTTACAGGTGGTTGCATCAAAGTTATTTTCTAATATATAATCTTTAGCTCTTGCAAATTGCTGGGAATCATAATACTCATCAGTGGCCATAATTAAAAAATAATTGCTTCCTTTTGTTCTGGCAATATCCAGTCCAACGGAATGTTTTTTTATTTCATTCCTTTTTGCCGTTATCCTCAAATCAGGCTTATACTCATAAAGATGAAACTTGTCTTTCCCTTCATATTGCTTTATAAAGCTGACTATTTCTTGATTTAATTTTCCATAATTACTTATTTTTTGCCAAATGATAATAATACTGTTAACATGATCATATATCTGATCAATTGAACCATTTAATAACTCTACTCCATTATATATAGTATATATCGCACTTAAATTCATTGATAATGACTTTATATTTTCTAACTCATAAGGTTTAACAAATTTGCTTAACACTGATATATAACTCAAACTTTTTCCCTTAAAATCAGTTAATTTCCCCATATTAAACTTGCTTTTAATATCAACAATATATGCGCCAATCTTTTTTAACGATATTATTTCTTTTTTCTGTATGTTTTTATTTATGAGTGTCATCATTGATCTATCTAAACAATTATTCAAATTGTCATCCCATATCTTCCAATTGGATTTATCAAGTAATTTATGAGACAGTAATCTCCCTGCTCCAATACTCTCTTCAACTCTATGATTAGTATATCCACTCCAATATATACATTGATTACTAACTGTATCAAAAAAGTATGCATCCATAACACCTAAAAAATCATATCCTTTTTGACAATAAGGTAAATAAGCTTCCAATAAATTATTACTGATTAAATCATCAGACCCGAGAATCATTACATAATCAGGTTTCATCTTTTTACAAGCGTTGAGACCATAATTCCACTTTTTACCGAGAGGATTATTTTTAAACTCTAAATAATGAATACAGTTTGTCTCACATATTTCTTTAGTAATATCACCTTCGGAACCTACTGCTACAATTTCAATATCAAAATTATTATTTTTCTTCAATTCTTTCGACCTGTTAATAAAAGATTTGAAAATGTGATGACGTTTCCATAGAGTCGTTAAGATTATAAGCTTAATCTTAAATCTGCCATTTATTTGAGGGTATTTGTCTAATTTGAAAATAAAGCTTTCTTTGTCTACATGTTGCCATCGGACTCCCCTCTTAATAAAAGCTTCGATCATATACCAATCCCAACAAAGGTTGTTAAAGGGGATAGTATTCCTTAAATAAATATTGAACAGGTCTTTACGGAACAACGGCTGTCCTAAGTCTATATTTAATAGCTTTGGTATCGGTGAATTTAATATCTTACGTCCCGCATATTTACAAGAACTATAAGCAAAACCAATATCTGGATTTTTCTCTAATATTTCAACTAAGTCGTCTAAATGGTCTGGATTGTAACCATTATCATCTGATAAAAAGCATATGTATTTTCCACGTGCAAGTTGAAGTCCTATTGTCGCTGGCGCAATTCCCCAATTATTATATCGCTTCGTTAAATTTACAAATTTCATGCTGCCAACATCTTCTTGTTTAATAAGGTTTTTAATTTTTTTTGCCAACTCTTCAGGTGGTGAGTCTGCAACAACAATATGTTCATAATCTGTAAACGATAAGTTTTTCACTGATTTTATACAGTCTTTTAGACAACTAATCCTGTCGTAAACAGTTGTAACAATACTTACAATTGGATTAATCTTATTATTAGAATCATATAAAATCTTATAATCCATCAATCCGTTATCTCCTATACTGATGCTTTTAAAATTTTTCATTTTCTAATTCAGCAATAAATACATTTCTTAAGAAAGTTAAACCACCTTTAATTCCGAGGAAGGCATATCCTTTCTTAATTTTTTCATCATGAAATGAAAAAAGCAAAACATCATTATTGTAAAGAGAAATACATCTATCATTGAATACTATCCTGAACTTTTGCCAGGAATTCCGATTAATTGAAATTTCTTTAAAGATGCAATTGTGCCTGCCAAAATAATCACGTTTTTCATTGCACATCAAATGATAAGAATTTGTCATTTGATTAAATTTATCTATTTGGTGGATCTTTGCAATAAAACAGGATCCGCTATTAATATTTACTTCAAAATTTAACTCTACTTGAGAATAACAATTTTTGCTTACGAGCCCTCTCTCAGTTCCAGGTCTATCAACTTTTGTTTTTCTTAGAATAATACTATCTTTACCATTCATCTTAACTACATTTCCATATATCTCCCAATTATCAAGAATTCCCTCTTGTCTATTACTTAAAAGTACATCATCTTTGATCTTTTCCTTTTGTTCATTACGTTGTTTACATTGGAAACTCTTTGATTTATTGTGTAGCACAATTGATATGATTTTTTTTAAACGATCTATATATTTATGACCCTTAAGTCTTTGGTAACAATTTTTTTGAAGAGTTTCGTAGTCTTTTTCGTTATTCAAAAAGTATGTAACAATATCTAGCAATTGTGAACTATTGTTAAAAACCCGCATCTCTGGAAAAAACTTTTTAATTTCAGTTCGATACTCTGATACCACCAATGAACCACAGGCCAGAGATTCATATATCCTTGGGTTCATAGAAAAAGCAGGAATTTTCTGGGTATTGAAATGGTGTACCTCTCTGAAAACGTTAATGACTATCTTAGTCTGTCTATAAAGGTTTGCCGTTTCATGAGCTGAAATGTTTTTTGAAAGACATAACTGACGAAGTTTCGAAGATTTCCAGGGTCCACCTACTACATACGAAAGAAGTCCGGCTTCACATAGATTTAACAGATATCGCTCCCGGGTTTTATTATATCCCCCAATAAAACCAACATCGTACTTCTTCAGATGTCCGTTTTCATAATAAACCTGTGGATCGTAGCTCACTGGAAGGTAATACGCATTTTGATGTATGTCGATAGTGCTTGGATCATTTACGAAAACAGTATCAAAAAAACTTGACCATTTCGATGTGTCATCGACCTCGTACGGCTCATCGAGCAGCCAAACCGCTTTTTTTAATTTGCGGAATTGATTGTGCCATTTTTTCACAAAACTACGACCATGAATAACAAAGAGCAAGTCCGGATTAAATTGCATGACTTTATCAGGTAATTTATTGTCGTCCCAATAAGCCTCGGTAAACTCGATACCCAATTCTTCTGACGCGTGATTTAATCCATTCCTGAACACATCTCCACAAGACAGGAATTTATAGTTAACAAAGAATATCCTGGGTTTCTTATTTATTATTTTTCCATTTCCTCCAGCAAGACCATCATTAATATTTTGCAGGGAGTCAATACTACCCCATATAAATGCGGTCAAACGGCTTTGTTTGCTTAAATTAACAACCTCAATGTTTTTTTTTGTAATTGCTCCATTGATGACGCGATATTCAGCATCAATTCTAGAAAAATTGTTGGTAAGGTTATGTCGTCCAGTTTTGGCAAAAAAATGATTATTTGTGAAATCAACTCCGATCAGACCAATGCGTTTTGCTCCCATGTGAACGGCAAGACAAAGGGCCACATAAGGAGAGTTTCTAGTGTAATGCAATACATTTGGATCAGAAAATTCAGTACCACCGTAGACACCTAACCTAAAACGCACCACATTGGGGTGGTTTAGGCCTAGTTCAAACTGTGTAAATATTGCGTTTGCTTTGCTTTCTTGAACGTATTTAAAACGTCCATTTGCAAATTGGTGCTGATGGTTTATTACAACTAAATAAGTAGGCGTGAACAATCTCCCAACATCATTTACACCAATAGTAATAAAATGCTCCGGGTTTTTTAGTTCGTTAAGTGACGCACCACATCCACAGACAATAATTGTTCCGCCACTGTGAATGTTATGGTATGAGGAAAGTGTTCTCATGAGCCAACTTCAAATGAGGGCCTTGGTGTAATGTGAAGTGAATTTTTCCTGCAGTTTCTTAATTGGACAATCCATATATCCTCTCTTTTACCGAATTTTATTCTCTGATCTTTCCGTTTTACATTCAGCCATGTCATCTGATCTCTTACGTAGATCAGGTGGAGGAAATGACAATTCCTCTTCAAGTTCTCGTAAATCTTCAAGGTTAACCGTTGCCATTCGAGTAATGGCTGTATTGGCCTCTTTCATATTTATTAAGCGTAGTTTTACTAATTCCGCGTCTTTTTCCACACTGTCGCGCACCGATTTGCTCCCTTCCTTCCGGTCAATCAGCTCTGGAGCGCAAGGTACAAATATTGTTATTTTTTCAACTTTACCTGCCTTAATTTGCATATGCACTTCTTCTTTATAAACATGTTTTCCATTTTCCAGAAAAAAGGAAAAGTTTAAGGCCTGCTTTCTCTCCTCTCTTCCCTCTCGTTCAGTTTCTTCATCGAGTAGAATCGTGCCTGTAAAGTTGCCAAAATGGTCGGTATAGGTTTTTATTAGAACGTCTTCTTCATTCTTTGCTGTTTTTGAAATTTTTGTTAATAAACCCGGCAGCCCAATTTTACTTTCTTCATCTATGGCCTTTCCGGCAATAACAAAGGCATTTTCCTGTGTTGAAATGCAAGGATTTTTATCAAGTAAATTAAGGGCCCTATTTGTTGACCTCTCCTCCAGAGCCATATTATCAAATTCATTTTTGATCTCTTTTTCCAGGTCGTCGTTTAAATCCGCCCATGAGGTTTCTAAAGCCTTTAATCTCCCGATTGCCTCTTCATTTTCTTTTGACTTTGAGTCGATTATGTTTTTTAACCGTTCATCTATCAATGCTTCATAATCTCTTGTTTCAGGTTTTTCCTTTTCTAGCATCACAAACTCCTTTTTTATTAAAATGGCTCTGGCTCCGGAATATTAGCTACTTTCTCAATTTTTCTTCCGTTACGATATTGCAAAGCTCCTTGGTTATGATTGCCGGTGATAATCAAATCATATCCCACAACCTTAGTCCAATAATCAAAGACATTATTTGATAATTGAAGGATCAGGGACTTGTTGGGTTGTTCTTTCAGTTCATCTACTGTCAAATACGCGCCGGCAGCGCTTTGAGCAATAGCCGTCCAACCTCTAACTACTCTATTATTTGTAAAATGAATAATCGGTCGGTCCCGATGGGGATCAGGATTCCAGTGGTTAATTTTGAAGTTAGACAATACAGCTAAGACCTTTGGTTCAATTTCCGTCGGTGATGTGTATCTTGGCGGAATAAGTTTAGACAAAAGCATAAAGTTGTAGGTTGATGAATCGTGCTTAATTAAATTGTAATATATTGCTTCTTTAGAAATTTCCATTAATTCTTTTTTATGGATGCTCAGTGTCGATATAGGATCGGCCCCTACCATCACCGACCCTTCAAGGTAATTAGAGCCAATCGAAAAGTGTCCTGGATTTAATGAGGGAATTGCCAATGAGTAGATAGGCTTTTTTCTGCTGTCTTGATTAGGAACCCCTAAAACCTTCAGCGAGTTTCCCTCTACCTTTGCATTCAGGATTGACTGCCCTACCTTGGCGTTCATAAGCAGTCCTATTCGATCTGCCACAACTTCATTGTCCCTGACCTCGCCGGAAACCAAATGTAGAACAACTCCCCCATGGACCTTTCGATTATCGCTAAAGATACGGTTATGAACGACTCTATTTTGCAGACCGCTTAAATTGATTCCAAACCCCTCTAAATTAGATGTACCGTTTATTACCCTTGGGTTTAAATTAGCGACCAGATAATTCTTAGCATCTATGTCAGCAAGCGCTTTCATAACATAAACAGAATCAGCAAGCGCGTCTCCGTTATTATGTTTGTATGTAGAAAGCAGCTCCTCTTCAACTGCTTTAGAAAAGTTGACGGTATCAATAGAGTCGGGATCTTTTTCTATACGTCGCATCACTTCCTTGTTGTTAGCTCGCAACCCGGGAATATCATCGGCTTTAACGGCTTCCAAATAAGGGCTGAATTTGTATATATGGTCGGCAGCCAGAATCAATACATCTTTCCAACGCGCTCTGTCGACTTTTGGACTCAAGACGCGAATATCGTTCTTCTCAATCCGGACTGCTCCAATAGTTGCGCGAACGGCTCCTGAATAAACCTCAAATTTATTCT
The window above is part of the Candidatus Scalindua japonica genome. Proteins encoded here:
- a CDS encoding glycosyltransferase family 2 protein; this translates as MKNFKSISIGDNGLMDYKILYDSNNKINPIVSIVTTVYDRISCLKDCIKSVKNLSFTDYEHIVVADSPPEELAKKIKNLIKQEDVGSMKFVNLTKRYNNWGIAPATIGLQLARGKYICFLSDDNGYNPDHLDDLVEILEKNPDIGFAYSSCKYAGRKILNSPIPKLLNIDLGQPLFRKDLFNIYLRNTIPFNNLCWDWYMIEAFIKRGVRWQHVDKESFIFKLDKYPQINGRFKIKLIILTTLWKRHHIFKSFINRSKELKKNNNFDIEIVAVGSEGDITKEICETNCIHYLEFKNNPLGKKWNYGLNACKKMKPDYVMILGSDDLISNNLLEAYLPYCQKGYDFLGVMDAYFFDTVSNQCIYWSGYTNHRVEESIGAGRLLSHKLLDKSNWKIWDDNLNNCLDRSMMTLINKNIQKKEIISLKKIGAYIVDIKSKFNMGKLTDFKGKSLSYISVLSKFVKPYELENIKSLSMNLSAIYTIYNGVELLNGSIDQIYDHVNSIIIIWQKISNYGKLNQEIVSFIKQYEGKDKFHLYEYKPDLRITAKRNEIKKHSVGLDIARTKGSNYFLIMATDEYYDSQQFARAKDYILENNFDATTCKMYTYYKKPTYRLEPIERYEVPFICKLRPDTKITSKFPVYVDSARGVGPINTCHSFAASQLMMHHFSHVRKDISDKLNNAASKVNWKNKIHEYIRYFNEFDINKNNTVPFYKGHRLVEVENKFNIETDYISKKNMVVNENSEFENRKKTTASQNQNHTSIINDIKSNQTVKINNLILNGKNIIQVTNSQNNSTPGIKKLINLNPHTNYTLNVSGFKKCKSGGYVKLWIGDIKGKNIVWDSSYQLNEKYETIKLDFNSNDYKKLYIGILFCKCKKGDQFYIHSMTLIKKNSTIDRHINKLIKIVLISVNDFAGSGYRIAEAIRKTSGDKYDIKFIKIVPHKFNYKYDICVLKKNGQIDKKLWLQAQQIINEADILHFKGDDPITHNYGFHGVNFKIPMNKPKILTVGGSAFRRHLHPSMKGLSIAKYSLERMKKYTDLRIAFTPDLNYPEFDSIFVPQAINSKILKNIWKPREIPIIGHSPSSRRKKGTDSVFLPALKKLKKKGYKFNVKIIEGVSHRECLSQKRDCTIFWDQCNVGFYGNSAIEAAQYGIPTMSYISEIAIRQAGGKLNDIAIINFEPTVDGCSNAIEKMLNSDLHLISKNTKEWVDSYHSYEIIGKIYEKIYSNLLIDNRFKKSITNCLEQVV
- a CDS encoding CgeB family protein; the encoded protein is MRTLSSYHNIHSGGTIIVCGCGASLNELKNPEHFITIGVNDVGRLFTPTYLVVINHQHQFANGRFKYVQESKANAIFTQFELGLNHPNVVRFRLGVYGGTEFSDPNVLHYTRNSPYVALCLAVHMGAKRIGLIGVDFTNNHFFAKTGRHNLTNNFSRIDAEYRVINGAITKKNIEVVNLSKQSRLTAFIWGSIDSLQNINDGLAGGNGKIINKKPRIFFVNYKFLSCGDVFRNGLNHASEELGIEFTEAYWDDNKLPDKVMQFNPDLLFVIHGRSFVKKWHNQFRKLKKAVWLLDEPYEVDDTSKWSSFFDTVFVNDPSTIDIHQNAYYLPVSYDPQVYYENGHLKKYDVGFIGGYNKTRERYLLNLCEAGLLSYVVGGPWKSSKLRQLCLSKNISAHETANLYRQTKIVINVFREVHHFNTQKIPAFSMNPRIYESLACGSLVVSEYRTEIKKFFPEMRVFNNSSQLLDIVTYFLNNEKDYETLQKNCYQRLKGHKYIDRLKKIISIVLHNKSKSFQCKQRNEQKEKIKDDVLLSNRQEGILDNWEIYGNVVKMNGKDSIILRKTKVDRPGTERGLVSKNCYSQVELNFEVNINSGSCFIAKIHQIDKFNQMTNSYHLMCNEKRDYFGRHNCIFKEISINRNSWQKFRIVFNDRCISLYNNDVLLFSFHDEKIKKGYAFLGIKGGLTFLRNVFIAELENEKF